One Punica granatum isolate Tunisia-2019 chromosome 3, ASM765513v2, whole genome shotgun sequence genomic window carries:
- the LOC116200114 gene encoding probable LRR receptor-like serine/threonine-protein kinase At4g29180 yields the protein MGRMGVWLLVGMVGMLIPVHGQDQIPGFISIDCGAPNDYYDIELGIYYKKDDGFVDSGENWQISTLFINENRWQQSKNLRFFPNGTRNCYTLRPEKGKGNTYLIRALFFYGNYDDKNQQPLFDLHIGTDYWTTVNTFNWTYYEIIHVPTTDNIQVCLINTGNGVPYISALELRLLNSSIYPLNSASLSTRWRYDIGSSDPMAVHRYDSDNTKPTHN from the exons atgggAAGGATGGGAGTGTGGTTGCTTGTGGGAATGGTGGGAATGCTTATTCCGGTTCATGGCCAAGATCAAATCCCAG GTTTCATAAGTATCGACTGTGGGGCACCAAATGATTACTACGACATCGAACTCGGTATTTATTACAAGAAAGATGATGGATTTGTAGATTCTGGGGAGAACTGGCAAATTTCCACTCTCTTCATCAACGAGAACAGATGGCAACAGTCGAAAAACTTGAGATTCTTTCCTAACGGAACAAGAAATTGTTACACACTTCGACCTGAGAAAGGCAAGGGCAACACATATCTGATCCGCGCCTTATTCTTCTATGGGAATTACGACGACAAGAATCAGCAGCCCTTATTCGACTTGCACATTGGGACTGATTATTGGACCACAGTGAACACATTCAACTGGACTTATTATGAGATAATTCACGTCCCCACGACTGATAACATTCAAGTCTGCCTCATAAATACTGGAAATGGGGTGCCTTACATTTCGGCACTAGAACTGCGATTGTTGAATAGTTCAATTTACCCGCTTAATTCGGCATCACTATCGACCCGATGGCGATACGACATCGGTAGTTCAGACCCGATGGCGGTACATAGGTACGATTCAGATAATACAAAGCCTACGCATAATTAA
- the LOC116200116 gene encoding uncharacterized protein LOC116200116, with amino-acid sequence MRTLNPLYHKISLTPRIGAFENLQCLIFLGTLTGIASDWLHLLAPCSITSFKQLQELFIQRFAATRRVKRDLNELFTMEQKEGETLRAWYKDLFKVFTKIESLSPRKAMSAFQRGLRKRRLKKSLIVRKTLLIL; translated from the exons ATGAGAACCTTGAATCCCCTATATCACAAGATATCCTTAACACCAAG AATAGGCGCTTTTGAGAACCTCCAATGTTTGATATTTCTTGGGACCCTCACTGGGATTGCCTCCGACTGGCTTCACTTGCTGGCTCCTTGCTCCATCACTAGTTTCAAGCAATTGCAGGAGTTATTCATCCAGAGATTCGCGGCAACTCGGCGAGTGAAACGTGATTTGAATGAGTTATTCACCATGGAGCAGAAAGAGGGAGAGACGCTTCGAGCATGGTACAAGGACCTTTTCAAGGTCTTCACCAAGATAGAGAGCTTGTCCCCTCGCAAAGCGATGTCTGCCTTCCAAAGAGGTCTCAGGAAAAGGAGGCTCAAGAAGAGTCTTATTGTCCGCAAGACTTTGCTGATCTTGTAG
- the LOC116200115 gene encoding LRR receptor-like serine/threonine-protein kinase IOS1, whose translation MVNFLLGVLGLDYLHNGCKPPIIHRDLKHPNILLNEKMQAKIADFGLSRAFASESNSYISTRPAGTPGYLDPEFQICGNFSRRSDVYSFGVILLELITGQPAIMRVPEGIILIIQWVTLFIEAGDIQSSIDPRLDGKLESNSAWKLVETAMECVRAAAIQRPDISQVLLELKECWAMETTAFGRRLGDSFEMTPAVLDSDSSPSAR comes from the exons ATGGTGAATTTCTTGCTTGGAGTTTTAGGGCTGGATTACTTGCACAATGGCTGCAAACCCCCTATCATCCATAGAGATTTGAAACATCCCAATATTTTGTTGAATGAGAAAATGCAAGCTAAAATTGCTGACTTTGGGCTATCGAGAGCGTTTGCATCGGAAAGCAACTCTTATATTTCAACCCGTCCTGCCGGCACTCCTGGCTACCTTGACCCTGA GTTTCAGATCTGTGGAAATTTTAGCCGAAGAAGCGATGTATATAGTTTTGGAGTCATTCTTTTGGAACTTATCACGGGGCAACCCGCAATTATGAGAGTACCTGAGGGCATCATTCTCATAATCCAGTGGGTGACTCTTTTCATCGAGGCAGGAGACATACAGAGCAGCATAGATCCCCGGTTAGATGGGAAGCTCGAATCCAACTCTGCATGGAAATTGGTGGAAACAGCTATGGAATGTGTCCGGGCAGCTGCTATACAGAGGCCTGACATAAGTCAGGTGTTACTTGAACTAAAGGAATGTTGGGCTATGGAGACGACAGCATTCGGGAGAAGATTGGGCGACTCTTTTGAGATGACGCCAGCGGTACTGGACTCCGATTCTAGTCCTTCTGCAAGATAG
- the LOC116200113 gene encoding putative leucine-rich repeat receptor-like serine/threonine-protein kinase At2g19230, with the protein MGRMGVWLLVGMVGMLIPVHGQDQIPGFISIDCGAPNDYYDIELGIYYKKDEGFVDSGENRQISTLFINENKWQQSKNLRFFPNGTRNCYTLRPEQGKGNTYLIRTLFYYGNYDNKNQQPIFDLHIGTDYWTTVNTSNWTSYEIIHVPTTDNIQVCLINTGNGVPYISALELRLLDSSIYLLNSASLSNHWRYDIGSSVMYRYPQDIYDRLWSAKIYNSTIPINITWTPSLSDNNDAYRVPAEVLGTAQRATDANSSIHLSWPSNSTNKWCIYFHFAEIESLPSGQKREFTISVNGKLAETVTLEYLKPLTVASPLVSGSKINLSIKATPQSGRYPPILNAVEFFTIVELRNILTAMDDITAINDIKKRYSIYRDSWQGDLCAPRDFIWDGLECSYDNPPRIISLNLSSSQLMGDLAASLSDLLALVSLDLSGNQFTGLIPESLAKLPNLKFLNLSENNFTGSIPESLQKKIDDKQLQLRVEGNPHLCLEDSCKPKKKRNSYIIPVIAAASGSVAILLVALAIIWRCKCKNKKGHREGTIKLKNRPFSYTEVLKITDNFKTVIGEGGFGKVYLGTLANGTKSAVKMLSRTSRQGYREFKTEAQLLMIVHHRNLVSLVGYCDDAENMALIYEFMENGDLRHHLSDQSSTYVLTWKDRLRIAVDAAQGLDYLHNGCKPPIIHRDLKTSNILLNESMQAKIADFGLSKAFAAENDSHISTRPAGTPGYLDPEFQSSGNLNRKSDVYSFGVILFELITGYPAVIRSGSGNIHILRWVTPIIERGDIQSVVDPRLDGKFNVNSAWKLVETAVSCVPTTAVRRPDISRVLAELKECWDIEMALERSQRMGSSKIRSTEAFEMMSVELDDYESVPIAR; encoded by the exons atgggAAGGATGGGAGTGTGGTTGCTTGTGGGAATGGTGGGAATGCTTATTCCTGTTCATGGCCAAGATCAAATCCCAG GTTTCATAAGTATCGACTGCGGGGCACCAAATGATTACTACGACATCGAACTCGGTATTTATTACAAGAAAGATGAAGGATTTGTAGATTCTGGGGAGAACCGGCAAATTTCCACTCTCTTCATCAACGAGAACAAATGGCAACAGTCGAAAAACTTGAGATTCTTTCCTAACGGAACAAGAAATTGTTACACACTTCGACCTGAGCAAGGCAAGGGCAACACATATCTGATCCGCACCTTATTCTACTATGGGAATTACGACAACAAGAATCAGCAGCCCATATTCGACTTGCACATTGGGACTGATTATTGGACCACAGTGAACACATCCAACTGGACTTCTTATGAGATAATCCACGTCCCTACGACTGATAACATTCAAGTCTGCCTCATAAATACTGGAAATGGGGTGCCTTACATTTCGGCACTAGAACTACGATTGTTGGATAGTTCAATTTACCTGCTCAATTCAGCATCACTATCGAACCACTGGCGATATGACATCGGTAGTTCAGTCATGTATAG GTATCCCCAAGATATCTACGATCGCCTATGGTCAGCAAAAATTTACAACTCGACCATACCAATCAATATCACGTGGACCCCCAGTCTAAGCGACAACAACGATGCATACAGAGTTCCAGCAGAAGTACTGGGGACAGCTCAAAGAGCAACTGACGCCAATTCTTCCATACATCTATCTTGGCCCTCAAATTCCACCAACAAATGGTGCATTTATTTCCACTTTGCCGAAATAGAGAGCTTGCCGAGTGGCCAAAAGAGGGAGTTCACGATATCCGTGAATGGTAAATTGGCTGAAACTGTTACTCTGGAGTACCTGAAGCCACTAACTGTTGCATCGCCCCTGGTCAGCGGGTCCAAAATTAACTTATCGATCAAGGCAACGCCACAATCTGGCCGATATCCACCAATCCTCAATGCTGTTGAATTCTTCACCATTGTCGAGCTCCGAAACATACTAACAGCAATGGATGACA TTACAGCTATCAATGACATCAAGAAAAGGTACAGCATATACAGAGACAGCTGGCAGGGCGATCTGTGTGCACCTAGAGACTTCATATGGGATGGCCTGGAATGTAGTTACGACAATCCTCCACGAATCATATCACT GAACTTAAGCTCCAGCCAATTGATGGGCGATCTAGCTGCTTCGCTCTCTGATTTACTAGCATTAGTGTCCTT AGATCTTTCCGGTAACCAATTCACTGGGCTGATACCAGAATCTTTGGCGAAATTGCCGAACTTGAAATTTCT TAATTTAAGTGAAAACAACTTCACTGGATCTATTCCTGAGAGCCTTCAGAAGAAGATCGATGACAAACAATTGCAATTACG TGTGGAAGGCAATCCTCACCTTTGCCTAGAAGATTCTTGTAAGccgaaaaagaagaggaattCCTACATTATCCCTGTAATCGCTGCAGCTTCAGGCTCAGTTGCCATCCTCTTAGTAGCTCTAGCTATCATTTGGAGATGTAAATGCAAGAACAAAAAAG GGCATAGAGAAGGGACAATCAAGTTGAAAAACCGTCCCTTCTCATATACTGAGGTCTTAAAAATTACTGACAACTTCAAGACTGTTATTGGAGAAGGAGGATTTGGAAAAGTTTACCTCGGAACATTGGCAAACGGCACTAAATCTGCCGTGAAGATGCTTTCTCGGACATCAAGACAAGGATATAGAGAGTTCAAAACAGAG GCCCAGCTGCTCATGATTGTTCACCATAGAAATCTGGTTTCCCTGGTTGGATATTGTGATGATGCCGAGAATATGGCATTAATATACGAGTTCATGGAAAATGGGGATTTGAGGCATCACTTATCAG ATCAGAGCAGTACATACGTCTTGACTTGGAAGGATAGGCTACGAATCGCAGTTGATGCTGCACAAG GATTGGATTATCTCCACAATGGCTGCAAACCACCTATCATCCACAGAGACCTGAAGACTTCAAACATCTTGTTGAATGAGAGCATGCAAGCGAAAATTGCCGACTTTGGGCTATCAAAAGCTTTTGCCGCAGAGAATGATTCTCATATCTCGACACGTCCTGCTGGCACTCCAGGGTACCTCGATCCTGA GTTTCAGTCGTCTGGAAACTTAAATAGGAAGAGCGATGTTTACAGCTTCGGAGTCATTCTCTTTGAGCTGATCACTGGATACCCCGCTGTGATAAGGAGTGGAAGTGGAAACATTCACATTCTCCGGTGGGTGACTCCGATCATTGAAAGAGGCGACATACAGAGCGTAGTGGATCCAAGGTTAGATGGGAAATTCAATGTCAACTCCGCATGGAAATTGGTTGAGACAGCAGTATCATGTGTACCGACAACTGCAGTCCGTAGACCTGACATAAGTCGTGTATTAGCCGAATTGAAGGAATGTTGGGACATAGAAATGGCACTCGAGAGAAGCCAGAGGATGGGAAGCAGCAAGATAAGATCCACCGAGGCCTTTGAGATGATGTCTGTGGAACTCGATGACTATGAGTCTGTTCCTATTGCCAGATAG